The Tamandua tetradactyla isolate mTamTet1 chromosome 8, mTamTet1.pri, whole genome shotgun sequence genome includes a window with the following:
- the HYOU1 gene encoding hypoxia up-regulated protein 1 isoform X4: MATTVRRQRPRRLACWALIAVLLADLLALSDTLAVMSVDLGSESMKVAIVKPGVPMEIVLNKESRRKTPVFVTLKENERFFGDSAASMAIKNPKATLRYFQHLLGKQSDNPHVALYQARFPEHELGFDPQRQTVHFQISPQLKVSPEEVLGMILNYSRSLAEDFAEQAIKDAVITVPAFFNQAERRAVLQAARMAGLKVLQLINDNTATALSYGVFRRKDINSTAQNIMFYDMGSGSTVCTIVTYQTVKTKEAGMQPQLQIRGVGFDRTLGGLEMELRLREHLAGLFNKQHKGQRVKDVQENPRAMAKLLREANRLKTVLSANADHMAQIEGLMDDVDFKAKVTRVEFEELCADLFERVPGPVQQALQSAEMNLDEIEQVILVGGATRVPKVQEVLLKAVGKEELGKNINADEAAAMGAVYQAAALSKAFKVKPFVVRDAVIYPILVEFTREVEEEPGIRSLKHNKRVLFSRMGPYPQRKVITFNRYSHDFNFHINYGDLGFLGPEDLRVFGSQNLTTVKLKGVGESFKKYPDYESKGIKAHFNLDESGVLSLDRVESVFETLVEDSPEEESTLTKLGNTISSLFGGGTTPDAKENGTETVQEEEESPAEGSKDEPGEQVELKEEAEAPAEDTSQPPPPESKRDTTPNGEKVAEKENGEKSEAQKPSEKGEAGPEGVPPASEEGKKQKPARKQRMVEEIGVELVVLDLPDMPEDELARSMQKLQDLTLRDLEKQEREKAANSLEAFIFETQDKLYQPEYQEVSTKEQREEISGKLSAASTWLEDEGFGATTVMLKEKLVELRKLCHGLFFRVEERKKWPERLSALDSLLNHSSMFLKGARLIPEMDQIFTEVEMTTLEKVINETWAWKNATMAEQAKLPATEKPVLLSKDIEARMMALDREVQYLLNKAKFAKPRPRPKDKNGTRAEPPLNASDQGEKVIPPPGQAEDAKPILEPEKVETAGSKQADAEPLELGGPGAESEQKEQPTGQQPSLKNDEL, encoded by the exons ATGGCAACCACAGTCAGAAGGCAAAGGCCGAGGAGGCTAGCCTGTTGGGCCTTGATAGCTGTGCTTTTGGCAGACCTTTTGGCACTGAGTG ACACGCTGGCAGTGATGTCTGTGGACCTGGGCAGCGAGTCCATGAAGGTGGCCATCGTCAAACCTGGAGTGCCTATGGAAATTGTCTTGAACAA GGAATCCCGGCGAAAAACCCCAGTGTTTGTGaccctgaaagaaaatgaaagattctTTGGAGACAGTGCAGCAAGCATG GCCATCAAGAATCCGAAGGCTACACTTCGATACTTCCAGCACCTATTGGGGAAGCAGTCAGATAATCCCCATGTGGCCCTTTACCAGGCTCGTTTCCCAGAACATGAGCTAGGCTTCGACCCACAGAGACAGACTGTGCACTTCCAGATTAGTCC GCAGCTGAAGGTCTCACCTGAGGAGGTCCTGGGTATGATTCTCAATTACTCTCGTTCCCTCGCTGAAGATTTCGCAG AGCAGGCCATCAAGGATGCAGTGATTACCGTGCCTGCCTTCTTCAACCAGGCTGAGCGCCGAGCTGTGCTGCAGGCTGCTCGCATGGCTGGCCTCAAAGTGCTGCAGCTCATCAATGACAATACTGCCACCGCCCTCAGCTATGGTGTCTTCCGCCGGAAAGATATCAACAGCACTGCTCAG AATATCATGTTCTATGACATGGGTTCAGGCAGCACTGTGTGCACCATCGTGACCTACCAGACGGTGAAGACGAAGGAAGCAGGGATGCAACCCCAGCTGCAGATTCGGGGAGTGGG GTTTGATCGCACACTGGGGGGCCTGGAGATGGAGCTCCGGCTGCGTGAGCACCTGGCAGGACTTTTCAATAAACAGCACAAGGGCCAAAGAGTGAAGGATGTGCAGGAGAACCCCCGTGCTATGGCGAAGCTGCTTCGTGAGGCCAATCGACTCAAAACAGTCCTGAGTGCCAACGCTGACCACATGGCACAG ATTGAGGGCCTCATGGATGATGTGGACTTCAAGGCAAAAGTGACGCGAGTGGAGTTTGAGGAGCTATGTGCAGACTTGTTTGAGCGGGTGCCTGGGCCTGTACAGCAGGCACTCCAGAGTGCTGAAATGAATTTG GATGAAATTGAGCAGGTGATCTTGGTGGGCGGGGCCACTCGGGTCCCCAAAGTTCAGGAGGTGCTGCTGAAGGCTGTGGGCAA GGAGGAGCTAGGGAAGAACATCAATGCAGATGAAGCAGCTGCTATGGGGGCTGTATACCAGGCAGCTGCACTCAGCAAAGCCTTCAAGGTGAAGCCATTTGTAGTTCGAGATGCAGTGATCTACCCCATCCTG GTGGAGTTCACAAGGGAGGTGGAGGAAGAGCCTGGGATTCGCAGCCTGAAGCATAATAAACGTGTGCTGTTTTCTCGGATGGGGCCCTACCCTCAGCGCAAAGTCATCACCTTTAACCGCTACAGCCATGATTTCAACTTCCACATCAACTACGGTGACCTGGGCTTCCTGGGGCCTGAGGATCTACG GGTATTTGGCTCCCAGAATCTGACCACCGTGAAGCTAAAAGGTGTGGGTGAGAGCTTCAAGAAGTATCCTGACTACGAGTCCAAGGGCATCAAGGCTCACTTCAACCTGgatgagagtggtgtgttaagCCTGGACAGG GTGGAGTCTGTATTTGAGACATTGGTGGAGGACAGCCCAGAAGAGGAATCTACTCTGACCA AACTTGGCAATACCATTTCAAGCCTGTTCGGAGGTGGTACCACACCAGATGCCAAAGAGAATGGTACAGAAACTGTCCAG GAGGAAGAAGAAAGTCCTGCTGAGGGGAGCAAGGATGAGCCTGGGGAGCAAGTGGAACTTaaggaggaagctgaggcccCGGCGGAGGATACctctcagcccccaccccctgaGTCTAAGAGGGACACAACCCCTAATGGAGAAAAggtggcagaaaaagaaaatggggaaaagtcTGAGGCCCAG AAGCCAAGTGAAAAGGGAGAGGCAGGGCCTGAGGGTGTCCCTCCTGCCtctgaggaaggaaagaagcagaAGCCTGCCCGGAAGCAGAGAATGGTAGAGGAGATTGGCGTGGAGCTGGTCGTTCTGGACCTGCCTGACATGCCTGAGGATGAGCTGGCTCGTTCAATGCAGAA ACTTCAGGACTTGACCCTCAGAGACCTGGAGAAACAGGAACGGGAGAAAGCTGCCAACAGTTTGGAAGCTTTCATTTTTGAGACCCAG GACAAGCTCTACCAACCTGAATACCAGGAGGTGTCCACCAAGGAACAGCGTGAAGAGATCTCTGGGAAACTCAGTGCCGCTTCCACCTGGCTGGAGGACGAAGGCTTTGGAGCCACCACAGTG ATGCTAAAGGAGAAGCTGGTGGAGCTAAGAAAGTTGTGCCATGGGTTGTTTTTTCGGGTGGAAGAGCGCAAGAAGTGGCCTGAACGACTGTCTGCCCTTGACAGTCTCCTCAATCATTCCAGCATGTTCCTCAA GGGAGCCCGGCTCATCCCAGAGATGGACCAGATCTTCACTGAGGTGGAAATGACAACTTTAGAGAAAGTCATCAATGAGACCTGG GCCTGGAAGAATGCGACGATGGCTGAGCAAGCCAAGCTTCCTGCCACAGAGAAGCCTGTGCTGCTTTCAAAAGACATTGAGGCCAGGATGATGGCCCTGGACCGTGAGGTGCAGTATCTGCTCAATAAAGCCAAGTTTGCCAAGCCCCGGCCTCGGCCCAAAGACAAGAATGGGACCCGGGCAGAGCCTCCCCTCAATGCCAGTGACCAGGGGGAGAAAGTCATCCCTCCACCAG GCCAGGCTGAAGATGCAAAGCCCATTTTAGAACCTGAGAAAGTAGAGACTG CAGGATCTAAACAAGCAGATGCTGAGCCTCTGGAGTTAGGAGGTCCTGGAGCAG AATCTGAGCAGAAGGAGCAGCCGACAGGACAGCAGCCGTCTTTGAAGAATGATGAACTATAA